Proteins found in one Fulvitalea axinellae genomic segment:
- a CDS encoding sigma-70 family RNA polymerase sigma factor has product MRQEQNTDTLIDIATVQAGIGDKGAFRILFTKHYQALYEQALFVVGDKGLADEAVSDVFVNIWKSRERLGGVENWGAYLSVAVRRQSVRLASREAGKLGVLSSLETTGNLYAVTREGPESQLLSDELFDVVAKSVKRMPLKRAIVFRMVKEEGLTYKETAEKLEISVKTVELHVGLALRDVRKDVEDYLSNSDMRVSDQQLEVLLLLAISSVVQGNIF; this is encoded by the coding sequence ATGAGGCAAGAGCAAAATACTGATACCCTAATCGATATAGCTACTGTGCAAGCAGGTATTGGCGACAAAGGCGCTTTCCGTATTTTGTTTACCAAACATTATCAGGCATTATACGAGCAGGCGTTGTTTGTTGTGGGCGACAAAGGGCTGGCCGACGAGGCTGTTTCCGATGTTTTTGTCAATATCTGGAAAAGCCGTGAACGTCTGGGAGGTGTGGAGAATTGGGGAGCATATCTGTCCGTTGCGGTGCGCCGGCAAAGCGTTCGGTTGGCGAGCAGGGAAGCTGGAAAGTTAGGTGTTCTTTCTTCTTTGGAAACAACAGGAAATCTTTACGCTGTGACCCGGGAAGGCCCGGAAAGTCAACTTTTATCCGACGAGTTGTTTGATGTGGTGGCAAAATCTGTAAAACGGATGCCGCTAAAGCGCGCGATAGTTTTTAGAATGGTGAAAGAAGAGGGACTGACGTACAAAGAGACTGCGGAAAAACTTGAAATCAGCGTAAAGACTGTGGAATTGCATGTCGGTTTGGCTCTTAGGGACGTGAGGAAAGACGTGGAGGATTATCTGTCCAATTCCGACATGAGAGTGTCCGACCAACAGCTGGAGGTATTGCTGTTGTTGGCTATATCGTCCGTTGTTCAGGGAAATATTTTTTAA
- a CDS encoding FecR domain-containing protein: protein MMDLEECKFERLAGKALCGEMTEEEFARFERYVEADPERIRRWRQMRVFWNSTTIVPTENSNRIDRVFDRVWDRVDQTDPDRKAYWKLRPETPLWRRYASVVALLLVFVAGYWTANVSPVILGEDPVSIIIHRTEKGHKILDLRLPDGSKVWLNADSELRYPKRFDGERNISLKGEAYFEVKKDSLRPFKVSAGKTITTALGTAFNISTYKDREAEVVSLTEGKVLVEYSGAEMREPLMLTPGEEAVVKEGAFNKRQGDFSLDWTKGVLEFKDTKMSEVLRELERWYGIPFEVVGDPDKLPFYTGSFDNENLRNVLDGIRFHDRFEYRFEEDRVVLDFSEL from the coding sequence ATGATGGATTTGGAAGAATGTAAGTTTGAGCGTTTGGCGGGAAAAGCCCTGTGCGGTGAAATGACGGAGGAAGAATTCGCCCGTTTTGAACGGTATGTGGAGGCCGATCCGGAACGTATCCGACGATGGCGACAAATGCGTGTTTTTTGGAATTCTACCACTATCGTTCCCACTGAAAACAGTAACCGTATCGACCGTGTTTTTGACCGAGTTTGGGATAGGGTTGACCAAACCGATCCCGATAGGAAAGCGTACTGGAAACTTCGTCCCGAAACGCCACTGTGGAGGCGTTACGCTTCGGTTGTCGCCTTGCTTTTGGTATTTGTCGCAGGCTATTGGACGGCCAATGTATCTCCCGTTATCCTTGGCGAAGATCCCGTGTCCATCATAATCCACCGCACGGAAAAAGGCCATAAGATCCTCGATTTGCGTTTGCCTGACGGTTCTAAGGTCTGGCTAAACGCCGACTCGGAATTGCGTTACCCGAAACGTTTTGACGGCGAGAGGAATATCTCGCTGAAAGGAGAAGCGTATTTTGAAGTGAAAAAAGATAGCCTTCGCCCATTCAAAGTGTCTGCTGGCAAGACGATAACGACGGCTTTGGGTACGGCGTTCAATATCAGCACGTACAAAGACAGGGAGGCTGAGGTGGTCTCGTTGACGGAAGGAAAAGTGCTCGTGGAATATTCTGGTGCGGAGATGAGAGAGCCGTTGATGCTGACGCCAGGCGAGGAAGCCGTAGTGAAAGAGGGTGCCTTCAATAAACGTCAGGGCGATTTTAGCTTGGACTGGACCAAAGGCGTACTGGAATTTAAAGACACCAAGATGTCTGAAGTGTTGAGGGAGTTGGAGCGTTGGTACGGAATACCGTTTGAGGTTGTTGGCGATCCGGACAAGTTGCCTTTTTATACCGGATCTTTTGATAATGAAAATCTGAGAAACGTATTGGACGGAATACGTTTTCATGACCGGTTTGAATATCGTTTTGAGGAAGACCGTGTGGTACTGGATTTTTCGGAATTGTAG
- a CDS encoding TonB-dependent receptor, whose product MKKFRLNFLSVFFCVLTFSLSGLSAQAETSESLSRYKNVREVRLSQGLEDLSVFEIFRKIESETPFRFNFFKKELDLKARYSVKDENPTVADVLLEISKISDLRFRQVNHNIHVSKAKKDSAVEKVEVVIEGVKVTGTVRDETGEPVLGATVLVKGAGRGTVTDVEGRYTLVVEAGETLIFRAVGFETQELEFDGNQVLDITLSADVKELAEIVVVGYGTVKKSDLTASITSVSVKEVPKAATASIENMLQGQAAGLQVSPSGFEPGKGSSMQIRGAASLKGGNEPLWVVDGFPLSSSPGNSLNPNDIKSIEILKDASATSIYGARAANGVILVTTLSGEAGKTSVSYNGKYTMQDLGRVPEMMDAQTYMRERNRMGYELWMQKNKIGVYGGNDAGSFTPFVPKYTDEQINSFSGGTDWLDEVTRTGVIQEHNISIRGGNEKTTFLTSLNYFENKGVVDKSSYERVNLRLNLDHKVSDWVKVGLKSNGTFNKEKKIKISNGTTEGAGVISSALTYNPTLSIFDEKGAYTVDPDASFLPNPVSLLEIADNNEWMNITAMAYADVKLPIEGLSMRANAGIEYRNFTGRYYIPTSTSEGQKKNGYASWGHNRRLSKLFDFTLNYNKDIMEGHSLSAMAGYSYQDFDEMKFNANNSNFVHDGTKEWDLGSGTADRPGVGSGGSENKYVSAFARVNYNALDRYLFTFTMRADGSSKFGSGNKFGYFPSAAFAWKIANENFMEGVEPISDLKLRLSYGQVGNSGINQDYRELYTFNRTYVFGGNFSKGASLKQVENPDLKWETTTELNIGVDFGLFENRITGSVEVFDKEISDLLSERKLLAWSEKDKVLDNIGSTQSRGVELSLSSINVTNDKFEWRLTFNIATYRDRWKERSPDWNPSIYQSEDDPIRTLYTKKSDGLVVPGREYPHMEGAFPGLIYVQDLNGDGKLDDLDVVVEGSKDPKFQAGFGNYFQYGAFDLAVFMYGKFNYWRENKVDKVFNGNAVEFWKQSQNKSEDFGDRWTHDNQNTDMPSGIKSPYGTGDFYWEKISFVRIQNITLGYTVPTKKLEQVRVFADVRNPFVFTNYEGLDPEFDGVGAYPSQRSFTLGLDIKF is encoded by the coding sequence ATGAAAAAATTTCGACTAAACTTTTTGTCGGTGTTTTTTTGCGTACTGACGTTTTCGTTGTCGGGCCTTTCCGCCCAAGCCGAGACGTCCGAGTCGCTTAGCCGGTACAAAAATGTGCGGGAGGTCCGCTTAAGCCAAGGGCTGGAAGACCTCAGTGTTTTTGAGATTTTTAGGAAAATTGAGTCGGAAACCCCTTTCCGTTTCAATTTCTTCAAAAAAGAGCTTGATCTAAAAGCCCGCTACTCCGTAAAGGATGAAAATCCTACGGTAGCCGATGTATTGTTGGAAATATCCAAAATTTCGGATTTGCGTTTTCGCCAGGTAAACCACAATATCCATGTAAGCAAGGCCAAAAAGGATTCGGCTGTCGAGAAGGTGGAGGTTGTTATCGAAGGCGTAAAGGTAACGGGTACCGTACGTGACGAGACCGGAGAACCAGTGTTGGGAGCTACGGTACTTGTAAAAGGTGCTGGCCGTGGAACGGTTACCGATGTGGAAGGACGATACACATTGGTAGTGGAAGCGGGCGAAACGCTTATTTTCAGAGCAGTCGGTTTCGAAACTCAGGAATTGGAGTTCGACGGAAACCAAGTGTTGGATATCACGCTGTCAGCGGATGTTAAGGAGTTGGCGGAAATTGTGGTGGTGGGTTACGGAACGGTAAAGAAGAGTGACCTTACGGCTTCCATTACTTCCGTATCGGTCAAAGAAGTGCCGAAAGCAGCTACCGCTTCCATCGAAAATATGTTGCAGGGCCAAGCGGCGGGCCTTCAGGTTTCGCCCAGTGGATTTGAGCCGGGCAAAGGATCTTCGATGCAGATTCGTGGAGCGGCCTCTCTCAAAGGCGGAAACGAACCGCTTTGGGTAGTTGACGGTTTTCCGTTGTCGTCTTCGCCGGGTAATAGCTTGAACCCGAATGACATAAAATCAATCGAAATACTTAAGGACGCCAGCGCCACTTCCATATACGGAGCCCGAGCGGCCAACGGTGTTATTTTGGTCACGACGCTCAGTGGCGAGGCGGGAAAGACATCCGTAAGCTACAACGGAAAGTATACGATGCAGGATTTGGGCCGAGTGCCCGAGATGATGGACGCCCAGACTTATATGCGCGAACGCAACCGTATGGGTTACGAGCTGTGGATGCAAAAAAACAAGATTGGCGTTTACGGTGGCAACGACGCAGGCAGTTTCACTCCTTTTGTTCCGAAGTATACCGACGAGCAAATTAACTCTTTCTCGGGCGGAACGGATTGGCTCGATGAGGTGACGCGTACGGGCGTAATTCAGGAACACAACATCTCGATAAGAGGCGGAAACGAGAAAACAACCTTCTTGACATCGCTAAACTATTTTGAGAATAAGGGCGTGGTGGACAAATCCTCTTACGAACGGGTAAATTTGCGACTCAATTTGGACCACAAGGTCAGCGATTGGGTAAAGGTGGGATTGAAGTCGAATGGGACTTTTAACAAGGAAAAGAAAATCAAAATCTCCAATGGAACCACCGAAGGAGCGGGCGTAATATCATCGGCGCTTACTTATAATCCTACCCTGTCTATTTTTGACGAAAAAGGAGCCTATACGGTAGATCCTGACGCCTCGTTTTTGCCGAATCCAGTTTCCCTTTTGGAAATCGCCGACAATAACGAATGGATGAACATTACGGCTATGGCTTACGCCGATGTCAAACTTCCCATCGAAGGCTTGAGTATGCGGGCGAACGCCGGTATTGAGTACCGTAACTTTACGGGGCGCTACTATATTCCTACTTCCACTTCAGAGGGACAGAAGAAGAACGGCTACGCGTCGTGGGGGCACAACCGCAGGCTCAGCAAACTCTTTGATTTTACCCTTAACTACAATAAGGATATAATGGAAGGGCACTCGCTCAGCGCTATGGCGGGTTATTCTTATCAGGATTTTGACGAAATGAAATTCAACGCCAACAACAGCAATTTTGTGCATGACGGTACCAAGGAGTGGGATTTGGGCTCCGGTACAGCCGATAGGCCTGGAGTTGGTTCGGGCGGTAGCGAAAACAAATATGTTTCAGCTTTTGCTAGGGTAAATTACAACGCCTTGGATCGTTACCTGTTTACCTTCACAATGCGTGCCGACGGTTCGTCAAAATTCGGTTCGGGTAACAAGTTCGGTTATTTCCCTTCGGCCGCTTTTGCTTGGAAGATCGCTAATGAGAATTTTATGGAAGGCGTTGAGCCTATCTCTGACCTGAAGCTTCGCTTGAGTTATGGCCAAGTGGGTAACAGTGGCATTAACCAAGATTATCGTGAGCTGTACACGTTTAACAGGACGTACGTGTTCGGAGGTAATTTTTCGAAAGGCGCCAGCCTGAAGCAGGTTGAAAATCCGGATCTGAAATGGGAAACCACTACAGAGCTTAATATCGGTGTGGATTTCGGTCTTTTTGAAAACCGCATTACGGGTTCCGTAGAAGTGTTCGATAAGGAGATCAGCGATTTGTTGTCGGAGAGAAAGCTGTTGGCTTGGTCCGAAAAAGACAAGGTATTGGACAACATCGGTTCTACGCAAAGCCGTGGTGTGGAATTAAGCCTGAGTAGCATAAACGTAACGAATGATAAGTTTGAGTGGCGTTTGACGTTCAATATTGCCACTTATCGTGATCGCTGGAAGGAGAGAAGTCCGGATTGGAACCCGTCAATCTACCAATCTGAAGATGATCCGATCAGGACGCTTTACACTAAAAAGTCTGATGGTTTGGTAGTTCCTGGCAGGGAATACCCGCATATGGAAGGTGCTTTTCCAGGGCTGATTTATGTTCAGGATCTAAACGGTGACGGTAAGCTTGATGACTTGGACGTGGTGGTGGAAGGTAGCAAAGACCCGAAATTCCAAGCGGGATTCGGTAACTATTTCCAGTATGGAGCCTTTGACTTGGCCGTGTTCATGTACGGAAAATTCAACTATTGGAGAGAGAACAAAGTAGACAAAGTCTTTAATGGCAATGCGGTGGAGTTCTGGAAGCAGTCGCAAAACAAATCGGAAGATTTTGGTGACCGATGGACGCATGATAACCAAAACACGGATATGCCGAGCGGTATCAAAAGTCCATATGGAACGGGAGATTTTTATTGGGAGAAAATCAGCTTCGTAAGAATACAGAACATCACTTTGGGATATACGGTACCAACCAAAAAGCTGGAGCAAGTACGGGTATTTGCGGATGTGCGTAACCCGTTTGTATTCACCAACTACGAGGGCTTGGATCCGGAATTTGACGGCGTGGGAGCTTACCCGTCACAACGTAGCTTTACTCTAGGTTTGGATATTAAATTCTGA